Part of the Diprion similis isolate iyDipSimi1 chromosome 10, iyDipSimi1.1, whole genome shotgun sequence genome, ATGATGGCCGCAGTTTTCAAGGTAAGAATATATCAGAATCGCTACATCAGTGCCACTTGAGTGTGAACAATGCCTCGCTGCTGTAATCATTCTGTTAACCGATTCCGTCTTTCCGCAGTCCGCTTATCCGGTTAGGCAGAAACGATGCCAAGAGATCTTCAACCATCCGGACCTTCGCGTTTCGCGAcatacaaaattaattcagGATTTCAATAGGCTCTGGGAACGACTCATTGAGTTATCCAACAAGGCAATACCGGAAGTATGTTTGGAATATTATGAACTAGAATCAATGAGCTGGTTTAATTGAACTGGGATTTTAAACTctatcttcaattttacagAAAACTGCTTCGACCACAGTATCGGCATTGTCCAAATATCTACCAAGATTGTTGGCTTCCTCGGAATTTGGACAAATCATGATACCGACAACAAAATTCAGGCAGCTTCATTTACCCTCGAAAGTAACACCGATCGAGACCCACAATCCATTTCCTACGTAAGTATCAAAGAAATACTTCGGAACTTGTCAATTCGTATGTTGATtgaacattttcatttcaatctcTTTAGTCAGTGGGCACACATCGTTGGTATCGAAGACAGAGTGATGGTGATGCAGTCCCTCCAAAGACCGCGTAGGATAACGCTGCGAGGATCGGATGGGAGGCAGTATCTATTCATGTGTAAACCGAAAGACGATCTGCGCCGAGACTTTAGACTCATGGAGTTCAATGATATCGTTAACAAGTACTTGCAAAAAGATCCAGAATCTCGTCAGAGAAGGCTGTACATTCGGACATACGTAAGTCGACTGGAAATGTAACAATACCTGGCAAATCGAATCGTGGAAAAGCTTGGAATATTCGTCTTAGAATCATGCCTATAAGAATTGTTTCACAAAACTTGcacaattcaattttcagagCGTGGTACCGCTTAACGAGGAATGCGGCCTGATAGAGTGGGTTCATAATCTGGTCGGATTTCGCCCGAttcttttggatttttacaaaGAAAGGGGAAACTCCATGTCGGCTCGAGAGCTGAAGAACGTTATGTGCCGtacgtgaaaaatatgaaaattttctatctcCCATTAGTTTTATAGTACTAATCAATTTCTAACGAATTTTATTGTCATTGCAGAACTCAGAGATCCTTTGGAAAAGAAGCGGAAAGTATTTTTAGACGTTCTATTACCCCGACATCCTCCCGTTCTCGGCGAATGGTTTCGCCTAACTTTCCCTGACCCATACGGATGGTAGTTCATCAAtttatgattgaaaatttggtcTCAAATCGCTGTTATATCCATTTTACTTCACACAAAGTTATCACACTTTTTTCAGGTACGAAGCCCGAACAGCGTATATCAGGACAACGGCAGTTATGTCTATGGTTGGTTACATATTGGGTCTCGGAGATCGTCACGgagaaaatatattgtttGACTCTAAATGCGGGGACTGCGTCCACGTGGATTTTAATTGTCTTTTCAACAGGGTACGCGATTCGTTATTCACCTAAAtcgacttttattctataccgTTTAAAAGAATTTCTCTAGTTTTCGTTATACATGCAAATAACGCGCATCACCTTTCCAGGGTGAATTTTTCGACTGGCCAGAAAGGGTCCCATTTCGACTGACCAACAACATGGTTGAGGCCATGGGACCGCTGAAGTACGAAGGCCCGTTCAGAAGGGCCTGCCAAACTACAATGAGAGTTCTCAGGGAACAAGCCACGACTCTTGTTAGCGTCCTGACACCCTTCGTCTACGATCCCTTGCTCAGCTGGAATAAAAATCAGCCAGACGCAGCAgagaaaacgaatgaaaaggtGAGCCTCTTACTAGGGAGTCGATCAATGAATTCTCGTCATTCTGACCAGCACTTCCTTACCGACAGTGTTCTGTACCTTCAGAATTAGGGATCGTGATACCATGAcgtccaaaaaaaaatgtcttaatTAACAATTCGAAATTTGCAAGCATCAAGAAAAAAGCTCGGTATACATTATTTCTGTATCATTGCAGGCTGTGGAGAACATAAAGAATATCGAACAACGTTTGAAGGGCCTGCTCAGATCGCAGGGAAAGAAAGCAGATAATATTGCATTGAACCTGAGCGTTGAGGGACAAACAAATCATTTGATACTGGAAGCAACTAACGTTGACAATCTTTGCCAGATGTACGTAGGATGGGGTCCATATTTGTAAGGACTTTTTTCCACGATCAGTCTCTGTTTAATGTCAGAAATCTGTTCTAGTACTTGTTTATTTCTAACTACACTGTGTCGGATTCGTGGAATTAGATGTAAATACTATACTTTGATACTAACATAAATAAAAGTGAATCCTATGTTTTTTAAACCTGTCCGGTAACTTCTACAGTGGCTGAATCTCGCCTGCTAAAGTCAATATCGTTCAACTTAGACTTCGTAATACCGTAAAGTACGACATCGAGGCGCTGAGTACCTGAAAGCATCGAAACGGGACTTCAGAACGTATTAGTCATGTGTGAAAAGTAACCGACTGTAGAAATACTTAACATTAATGGGAGCCTGTTACACGTACCGTGGCCAGGTGTTCTAGGCACATAACGTTGAATTTTCCGGCAGTAATTTTAGCCGGTTTTTGGCTCCTGACGATGATTAATCTCACGTctgttttcaagttttttgaaagcTTGAACCATTTTGTCGCGTAGGCGGCCTCGCTGACAGCTAAACTCTGCGCGTTAAATAGTGTTCATAAAAAATAGATTGTACAATGTCTGGCATAAATTATCAAaccaattttcaaactaactacaataataatttataacactATTGAGGTCCTGATTAGCCTTTAAACTGACGGAATTTGATGAGCTTTAATCTACTTAGAAAATTCCTAAATAGTGTGCCTACATCACAGATGTAAGCTATACAAAGTTCCGATCACACGTAGAGCTTATATATTTAAGCTTTCCGGCGGTTAACGGtagggaaaaattcaaaagttgtaatcagattttggaaattcaagatggcggagtCAATCtaacggaaaaaaattcaaaaagttacTCTATGCAACCATATTGAACCCACCAtggtgaattaaaaaatttcgagttaagattcgtgatcagcgacctcaaaaacTCCTGAGTACAGAATTTTGATAGATTGCTCCATAGCGcctatatttaaattttccgGCGGCCTAAAGGTTAGTTAGTTACTCACTTGACTTATCAAACCGTCACCAGGAAAACAAAATAGTATTAGCTGAAAAAGTGCCATCATCAAATAGGAAAAGTACTTTGCGCCTTTGCTTCGATCCGTCGGTGCCTGCATGAAAAAGAAACCAGtcaaagagaatgaaaattacctCTAACCAATGTAACGTGTTAAACCGATTAGTTTATCGATTCAAATCCATTCATTCGTTGCAAACTCACTGAGGTCACTTGCAGTCCAACCAAGCATATGATTAAATTACTGGCCAATACCTGGCACAGCATTATGGGGTTGAACAAACGATCCACATTCTTGGAGAAtctaaattcgatattttagGTTCTAGGTTATTCACTAATTCTTTTTAAACATTACCTTCTCCGGCAGTAACTTACTTGAGTATAATTTGATGGTGTTTAATACAAGTGGCCAGTTTTTGTCTCGCCGTGTTCGTTAAAGATCCCGCGTTTTTACGCTTCTCAGTCAGATTTATCGtctgtaaaagaaaaaggaaaactacCGCGTagaaatatacgtataattgcaGCGAATAGGCTATTCTTTTTCGCTTACATTGTCGCCAAGGCTTTCGAGATTAATTTGCAGAATTCTAAAATGGCCGCACGTGTGGAAAAGGGTCGTCGCGATGAGGGTGTCGACCGCTAAAATAAGCGCCGCACAGGCAATCGTTGCGACAACTTGTGACAAGAGTGCTAGCTACGGAGTAAGCACagtaaaaacagaaattttgaatatatgGATGACTAGCGGCCAGTCGCATCTCCGCccgtgaatattttcaaatacttctTGTGGAAAAACTATTGTACATGGCCATATGATCTCGTGAACTTTTTTGTAGAGTTCATCAAGACCTTGAAAATTAGTTTACAAATATCGTTATATCTCCAAAACTATTGATCTGGCTGCAACAAAATATAGCCCAAAATCTACCTAGACGTTGTAGTTatccacagaaaaaaaataatcaaaatcagTTGAGTAATTCCGGAGTTATAAGCGAACATACGGACAGACAGATGGAGAGACGTTGAgttatatgtacctatatgtagatatattgcaacgaaaaaatgtattctagcatttttcaaaatcggttaaagttttgggaaaaatcaaaagttcactttttttgcaatgtttgaGGTTCAAAAATTTCCTGCCGTAGGATCGCTTTCTGGCAGAATTTTTCGCCTAATGAACCCCCAGGAGCTCAAAAAGTACAATAAAAACATCGTAGGATTAacagttgagaaaatacgacAGGATCTCGCtagtttttggctgtaacttttgaaccattGATCGCATCGACTGATTCGGACTAGAATTCGCGGGCaatgggaataaaaaaaaacaacaaaaaacaacaattcgTATTTACCTGGTAAAAAGGGGACTCCGTCCATCCCTCGGGATACATACCAGGGAAAAAGAAAGGTCGAGTTCTATTCGACGAGCCCTGGATGTCGAAGTTGTAAATCTGGACCAACGGTGAGGTGTAAAAGACGAGCAGAGCgttgaaaacgagaaaaacgtAACACCTTGTGAATTTCTTGGCGAATCTGTTTACGGGTAGAGTCGAAAAATGTTAGATTAATAATGGCTAGGGTGAATGCACCGTGTGGGCAGGACTTTATTTACGAGGCATATCCAAGGAAGCATGACGCCCCGGTTTCGCTCCTCTGTTTGGCCATATTCCAGTATTCACCGAACATGAACGTTATCAGATCGTCTATTTCTCTTCTCCTCGACGTCCAAACAATCATCTTCAAAAGTGCGAGTATTATGGTCAATAGGACGGAGCTGAAagtttttgattatttactCATGAATTGTCAATTCGCGATACAAAAGTCATTGCAGACTTGGATCCGTCTTCTTCGAATTTCCAGACAAACCTTGTCTCCAAAATAACACTGAGATCACTGGAGTGATAAATTTGTTGAATCTGTGGGACGACGATAAGGAGCATGAAGAAAGCGACCGCCAAAGTTCGCGGTAGGTTCTTTGGGTACAGGCCAGTCAATTTCAGAATAACGCGGTTCAATGAAACGTACGAAGTTACGTTCATCGCTTCACCGTTTATTAAACCCAACTTCGTCTTGTCTACGGCATCGATGGTCATCCAAGAACGGGGCATCGTGGAAAAATGCTTCGAGCCACTTTTTCCTCGGCCATCCGAAGCGgagttttatattttcatatttaattaGGTATATATTCAGTGTAGCCCGTGAGCTCGATCGACCTCTTGAATTGTTAATATAACTTGGAAAACATGTCCCACCTATGCTAATAAGATATTCATTGCGGGTAGTCTCGCAGTTTCGCCTTTCCCCAACTAAATATAATTGCAgcagaattttattcgcgaCTCGTTGATAATACGAAAATCGAACGATTCCCTGTTACTTCAAGTATAATTATGTGCTGTATAATAACTTGGCCAGTTTATTACTTTCTGTGAGAATTTTGTAACTATTTTCCTCCTACGTTAtagcataaaatataaagGTAGAAGTAAAACTTCTGTTCAAgtagttttaaatatttatttcgaaGGTGTACTTCAACGTTTTCCAATTTCAACCCCTCTGGAAAATCGAGTCCCATCAACGCCGAATACTTTTTAATATTCCAATGCAAAATTTCTTGCAAGAAAAGTTGTACCCGAAGTTTGCCTCACCGATCTTTTAAAATTCTGTGACGTGTTGTAAAGTGTCATAAAACATCAGACATGTATTTCTTCTCACGTGCTAATTTGGCCGTTAAAAGGGTACAAATCAACCCTGAAGTTTATTTgcagaaatcatttttttttttttttacagcatttCCTTTTTTGGagcggggagggggggaggtaATCCTTAGGGGTTCAGTTCTGACAGCCTTAAACGGTTGAATTAGCATATAAACCCTATTATAGAATTAATAAGGTCGGTGAAGTAAGCCTAGGGAAATTTGTCTTATTAAAGTGTAGCTATGTGTGAGATGGGATCTGGAAAAATCAGAGAATtgcttttgaattatttggagcCGATTTGCGaggtaaatgatgaaaaactaGTCCGAGCCCTAAATAAGGcccaccctaatacatatatttagatattttcgtgtaatttttcttaacattGTCGAATTTCGAAATGCATCATTTAcattgaaaagaaatcaaaaaattgggCGTATTTTAATTGGGGATTCGTAGCACTAACGAAGGCAATAAGTCGGggattttttccgaaaaaaatgaCCACCATAAATGAACCCTGTGGCTTTGAAATGGCAGTGTTACAACCACTAACGAGAAAGTGAGTATCATAATTAAGGTACGCAATGAATATCGTGGTTAGCCGTAACGTGCCGTAACGCATCTACACCTTGGACCTGCACGAATAACTATCTAGTGATCATAAGGTACGAAAGGAAGAGTTGTAACAGTTGAAGAAAGGTGAAGGTAAACTTTTATTGCCACTTGTGGACACGGTTCTGAATTGCAAAGGATAAAGTTGCAGTGCGATTGCGAAAATGTTCATCGAACAAACTTCTAGATCGATATTTAAGTTGCGTTCCGAAATTGGTTGCAGCGCGAAAAAATCCCTAGAATAGAGACAGAGCTAGTCACAAACTCGGCGGCGCAAAAGGGGTAAACGGTTGTTAGCAGCACTAGAAACTAATTTCGGAACACACCCTTAGTAGTGCACCAAAAATCATCCCCGAGGCAGCTGGAAGTTCTCGCTTTGGCGTGTATCGCCTGGAGTCTGATTGTGAAATGTGGGGTGAGTATAGAGCGCGTGGCGGAATAGAAGCCGGTTAGTAAGTTAAGTAGCATAGAGCTGATCAAATGTAGGTAGAGTGAAACCAGGCTAAATTCTAGTACGCATTTACGGACCCGTGCCGTTTCTCATTTTCTGCTTTTCACAAGTCAAATAATATTCGGTTCTTCACCCCACCCGACCCCCCCATTCAGTCAGAAACACTAACGTACCTTACGGATGCGGGCCTTTGATCCTGAAGAGTTCACATTGCAGTACAGAGACATAAATATTTGTTCTGTCAAACTTAGAACTCTAATATTGGATCTTCGTTTTGCCGCTAAACACCGTAATTCTGAACAACCATGGGCCACTGCGATCAGTAATACCCACGTGACCTCAATGCCTGAGGTGTGTTAGCACCTTATCTAAATATATGCTTATTTCCACAGATGCAGTCAATTTTGATGTAGCAATCCGTTATCACAGCTACGTACAACATGACGGTAATTCACGGCCAAGTTCTTCAGATGTTCGTTCGATTACAAAATTCACGGTCAACGTGCTGCTTCCAAGTGTGGTCCGTCTTGTTAGAGAAGGAAACCCTTGTAATCCAATAagcgtttcgaaaatttttatacgcgACTGCGTCCAgcgtaaaaatttctcattcctAAAATAGCAAAGCGCGTCGCAGCTCAGTttcttgtaattattattgcacCCTGTTCGTCGGCTGGTCATCAGTTGCCAATGCCAATTAAATCTAGGCAATGGATGACAGCTATACGAAATCGGGCCACATTCATAGCACGCCTAGCGTTAGTGCTGAGACTCGGTTGAAGTCCGTTTTAGGGGCAACAAGTTAGAAGCTGGTTTGTGTGTTACTTATACTACGCAAAGTTCAAACGTTCATCAAGACACCTCGTTGAGATTGTGAGCAGTAGGAAACTAATCGAAGATATTCACCGATAAGGAATAAAGAGAGACGGGCTGCTTCTCAAAAGTTTCAAATACAGTATTTGAAGGCCTGTCATATATCAGCCTTGAGCAATACTTATGCCCGGATTCT contains:
- the LOC124411163 gene encoding odorant receptor 13a-like; its protein translation is MPRSWMTIDAVDKTKLGLINGEAMNVTSYVSLNRVILKLTGLYPKNLPRTLAVAFFMLLIVVPQIQQIYHSSDLSVILETSSVLLTIILALLKMIVWTSRRREIDDLITFMFGEYWNMAKQRSETGASCFLGYASFAKKFTRCYVFLVFNALLVFYTSPLVQIYNFDIQGSSNRTRPFFFPGMYPEGWTESPFYQLALLSQVVATIACAALILAVDTLIATTLFHTCGHFRILQINLESLGDNTINLTEKRKNAGSLTNTARQKLATCIKHHQIILKFSKNVDRLFNPIMLCQVLASNLIICLVGLQVTSAPTDRSKGAKYFSYLMMALFQLILFCFPGDGLISQSLAVSEAAYATKWFKLSKNLKTDVRLIIVRSQKPAKITAGKFNVMCLEHLATVLSASMSYFTVLRSLS